One segment of Nostoc piscinale CENA21 DNA contains the following:
- a CDS encoding urease subunit beta: MIPGEIITAVGEIELNAGRPTIKLPVANTGDRPIQVGSHFHFYEVNSALIFDREQAKGMRLDIPAGTAVRFEPGDEKEVTLIPFTGSRQVYGFNAKVNGQL, encoded by the coding sequence ATGATACCTGGAGAAATTATCACAGCAGTAGGTGAAATAGAACTAAATGCAGGTCGTCCGACTATAAAATTGCCAGTGGCAAATACAGGCGATCGCCCTATTCAAGTAGGTTCTCATTTTCACTTTTATGAAGTTAATTCTGCATTAATTTTTGATAGAGAACAAGCCAAAGGAATGCGTCTGGATATTCCGGCTGGTACAGCAGTGCGCTTTGAACCGGGGGATGAAAAAGAAGTCACTTTAATACCCTTTACTGGTAGTCGGCAAGTTTACGGATTTAATGCTAAGGTAAATGGCCAATTATAG